In Erpetoichthys calabaricus chromosome 2, fErpCal1.3, whole genome shotgun sequence, a genomic segment contains:
- the LOC114645346 gene encoding extracellular calcium-sensing receptor-like, producing the protein MALAVIMLSVYFGASLAGGASETKCSLLKAFTQPSIFQDGDIILGGLFHINFKVIVNDLSYQMAPELSECENFNFRSFRWAQTMIYAIEEINRDSTLLPNIRLGYKIHDSCGKHPFSLRGAFSLISGQKQTQTKLPCTGFGGVLAIIGDPSSTQTITLSRTLAPFGIPVVSYYATCACLSNRKEFPNFFRTIPSDFYQARAMAQLAKRFGWTWIGTISSDDEYGRLATQTFAEELLEANVCMAFSETVSKIYPRQDALRIVNIIKKSLARVIVVFSGDMDVEPLFLELAEQNITNRQFLASEAWSNSPVLSKKEISAVTRGVLGIAIQKAEIPGLWDFLVSLHPSKFPGNAFVERLWEESFNCRLALENVTVVSSPGMRLCNGSESLSQVQNSYTDVSQLRITYNVYKAVYAIAHALHDLQACQNGSGPLQNNTCADIFTLQPWQLLYYMTKVHFKTKVGDQVYFDENGDPIAAYDIINWQMSKSGILEFINVGHINGSELYINDTAIIWADGTKKVPLSVCSTSCPPGTRKAIRKGEPICCFDCVVCAEGEISEMADSLQCIKCHLEFWSNAYRNECVPREIEFLSFQDTMGIALTAVTLSGTCLTLAIGVVFLYYKNTPIVRANNSELSFLLLISLGLCFLCSLFFIGQPSEWSCIVRHAAFGVSFVLCISCILVKTIVVLMAFQATLPGNDIMKWFGPSQQRGSVFVSTLIQVLICVIWLAATPPLVYKNSGIQSSKIILECTVGSAAAFGCVLGYIGLLGTSCFVLAFLARNLPDNFNEAKFITFSMLIFCAVWITFIPAYVSSPGKYTVAVEIFAILSSSYGLLGCIFAPKCYIILLRPDQNTKKHVMGRAVSSIK; encoded by the exons ATGGCTTTGGCTGTCATCATGTTGTCTGTTTATTTTGGGGCATCCTTAGCAGGCGGAGCTTCAGAAACCAAGTGCAGTTTGCTGAAGGCATTTACTCAGCCGAGTATCTTCCAGGATGGAGACATTATTCTAGGTGGACTCTTTCACATTAACTTCAAAGTGATTGTGAATGACCTCTCATATCAGATGGCCCCAGAGTTGTCAGAATGTGAGAA TTTTAATTTCAGATCTTTTCGTTGGGCTCAAACAATGATTTACGCAATTGAAGAAATAAATCGGGATTCTACTCTTCTTCCAAATATTCGACTTGGGTATAAGATCCACGACAGTTGTGGTAAACACCCATTTTCTCTCCGAGGAGCTTTTTCGCTGATTAGTGGACAAAAGCAGACACAAACTAAACTTCCATGTACTGGATTTGGTGGGGTGCTTGCCATAATTGGTGACCCATCATCAACGCAAACCATCACATTATCGAGAACACTAGCACCATTTGGAATTCCTGTG GTCAGTTACTATGCTACATGTGCCTGTCTCAGTAATCGAAAGGAGTTTCCTAACTTTTTTCGGACTATACCGAGTGATTTTTACCAGGCAAGAGCAATGGCACAGCTTGCCAAACGCTTTGGCTGGACCTGGATTGGAACCATTTCAAGCGATGATGAGTACGGCCGATTAGCAACACAGACGTTTGCTGAAGAACTCCTGGAAGCTAATGTTTGCATGGCCTTTTCTGAGACTGTTTCAAAAATCTATCCCAGACAAGATGCCTTACGCATTgtaaatataatcaaaaaatcATTGGCAAGAGTTATTGTTGTGTTTAGTGGTGATATGGATGTGGAACCACTGTTTCTGGAACTGGCAGAGCAAAATATTACCAACCGACAATTTCTTGCAAGCGAGGCTTGGAGTAATTCTCCAGTTCTCTCCAAGAAAGAGATTTCAGCAGTTACCAGAGGGGTTCTGGGAATTGCTATTCAAAAAGCTGAAATTCCAGGGTTATGGGATTTTCTTGTCAGCCTGCAcccatctaaatttcctgggaaTGCTTTTGTTGAAAGGCTGTGGGAGGAGTCATTTAACTGCAGACTGGCACTGGAGAATGTTACAGTCGTATCTTCCCCGGGAATGCGTCTCTGCAATGGATCGGAATCACTCAGTCAGGTTCAGAACAGCTACACTGATGTATCTCAGCTGAGAATCACATACAATGTCTACAAAGCTGTGTATGCTATAGCACATGCTTTGCACGATTTGCAAGCATGTCAAAATGGAAGTGGACCATTACAGAATAACACATGCGCAGACATTTTTACTTTACAGCCTTGGCAG CTTTTGTATTACATGACAAAAGTGCACTTCAAAACAAAAGTTGGTGACCAAGTCTACTTTGATGAAAATGGAGACCCTATAGCAGCTTACGATATTATTAACTGGCAAATGAGTAAATCCGGCATTTTGGAGTTTATAAATGTGGGACATATTAATGGATCTGAACTCTACATTAATGATACTGCTATTATTTGGGCAGATGGAACAAAAAag GTACCTCTGTCAGTGTGTAGTACAAGTTGTCCTCCAGGCACTAGAAAAGCTATCAGAAAAGGTGAACCAATCTGCTGTTTTGATTGTGTTGTGTGTGCGGAGGGAGAAATTAGTGAGATGGCTG ATTCTCTACAATGCATCAAGTGTCACCTGGAATTCTGGTCAAATGCCTACAGGAATGAATGTGTTCCTCGAGAAATTGAATTCCTCTCCTTCCAAGATACAATGGGAATCGCACTGACAGCTGTTACCTTATCTGGAACATGTTTAACTTTAGCAATAGGAGTAGTGTTTCTATATTACAAAAATACTCCAATTGTCCGGGCAAATAATTCAGAACTAagctttttgctgctaatttcaTTAGgcttatgttttctttgttcactGTTTTTCATTGGTCAACCCTCAGAGTGGTCCTGCATCGTCCGACATGCAGCATTTGGAGTTAGCTTTGTTCTTTGCATATCATGTATCCTTGTTAAAACTATTGTGGTGTTAATGGCTTTTCAAGCCACCCTTCCAGGCAATGACATAATGAAGTGGTTTGGACCTTCTCAGCAGAGAGGAAGTGTCTTTGTGAGCACACTAATTCAAGTCCTTATCTGTGTGATCTGGCTTGCTGCAACCCCTCCTTTGGTTTATAAGAACAGTGGTATTCAAAGTTCTAAAATCATTCTGGAATGCACTGTTGGGTCTGCAGCTGCCTTTGGTTGCGTCCTCGGTTATATAGGTTTGTTAGGGACCAGTTGTTTTGTACTGGCATTTCTAGCTCGAAACCTGCCCGACAATTTCAATGAAgcaaaatttattacatttagtaTGCTGATCTTTTGCGCTGTATGGATTACTTTCATTCCTGCTTATGTCAGCTCTCCAGGAAAATACACTGTAGCAGTTGAAATTTTTGCCATTCTGTCTTCTAGTTATGGTCTTCTTGGGTGTATATTTGCTCCTAAATGTTACATAATTCTGCTTAGGCCTGATCAAAATACCAAAAAGCATGTCATGGGAAGGGCCGTCTCGAGTATAAAATAA